Genomic segment of Candidatus Caldatribacterium sp.:
CGCCCACCGGAACAAGGAGGATGTGCACCGGCTTCCAGGAATGCAACTCCCGCTCGCTTGGAACAGCCCCGAGGTCCCCAAGATGCATGAGGACGAGGTCTTCTGCCTCAACCCGGAAGACGTTGTTCCGCCCCCGCTTTTTCCCCTCCTCTTCATCGTGAAAGGTCGAGAAGACCTGAATTTTCACCCCGTCTTTTGCGTACTCCCCGGGCTGGCGAATCACCTCCCGGTACCCCTGCACCAAGGCGACGTTGTTGTGGTCGAAGTGCTCATGGCTCACGAGCACAAAGTCGGCCTCCACTTCAGGCAGGGGGTACCCGACGCTCTGATCGAAAGGATCAAAGGCAAGACGCACACCCCGCTCTGT
This window contains:
- a CDS encoding MBL fold metallo-hydrolase; this encodes MEVRWFGHSFFLVTTERGVRLAFDPFDQSVGYPLPEVEADFVLVSHEHFDHNNVALVQGYREVIRQPGEYAKDGVKIQVFSTFHDEEEGKKRGRNNVFRVEAEDLVLMHLGDLGAVPSERELHSWKPVHILLVPVG